The window AAACATTAGGAAATGGAGGACCGGGATATACAGTTGAAGCAGAATTTAATGAAAATTTTATTCATAAAAAAGGAGTTATTGCTGCTGCACGGGAAAATGATGATATAAATCCTGAGAAGAGATCATCTGGTTCACAATTTTATATTGTTCAGGGGAAAGTGTTTACAAACGAAGAATTAAATAATATTGTAAATAGAACTAATAATAGCAAAAAACAGAAGATTATTACTGATCATATAAATAAATCGGAAAATAGTGATTTAAAAAACGAAATAGATTCTCTTAAGCAAATTGGTGATAACCAAAAATTACAGGAAATTTTTACCGAATTGGAAAATATTACTCAAGAAGAATACGAAAATTCCGGTCTGTTTAGTTTTACCGAGCATCAAAGACAGATTTATACAACAGTAGGTGGTACCCCACATTTAGATGGTGCATATACCGTTTTTGGTGAAGTTATTGAAGGACTTGATATAATTGATAAAATAGCTGTGGTTGATATTGATCAATATTACCGTCCTGTTGAAGATATTAAAATGAATATTTCAATTGTTCAATAATGAAAAATTTTCTTATTTTTTATATATAAGTTTTTTCTTATTAATAATTATTTCATTAGCATCAGCTTTATATATGCAAAAAAATATTATACGAGATCAGGAAAAAACGTTAGAAGAACAATATCAACTTTGGAAATTTCAACAAGATTCCATAAAAGATCTTAACCAAATTGTTGATTCATTGCAAAATGAATTTTAAAAAGAAAAAAAGTTATTATCATTTTTAATAATCGCAAATATTATTTTCATAATTATATCATGTGATCATAAACTTGCTTATAAAACAGGTAGTACTAAAAATATAAATGATTCAAAATCAAGAGAGGGGTTTTTTATTTACCTATGTTCTTTTTTCCCACTTGGTTGGATTTTGTGCGGTTTTAAAAATTGAGAGTATAGCAATATTTTTGTTTTCATTGTCAATCAAATAATGAATTGTAAATGGGAATTTCTTTACGGGTACTGACCTTGTGTTTTTATACTTTACAGGAAAACTAAACGGGTTTTGCTTTATCAGTTTTAAAGTTTCTTTTACGTGTTTGTAAAAACGATTTCCGAGTTTTGGTTGTTGCTGATTGTACCAATCAATATTATCGTCAATATCAAGCCTTGCAAGTGGGTCAAGTTTTATTTTATAGCTCATAAACGTTTTTCAATATCTTTTTGAACTTCTTCCCAATCAAGGTAAGAATCGGGGTTGTTTTTATAATTTTCCAAGCGTTGGTCTATAATTGTTTTATTAGCTTCAGTAAGTTCAAACTCACCAGCTTGTTCAGTCTTTACAAAGCTTAAATTATGCAGTAATTCTTTAAAAAATGTTGCTTTATTATCCGGTACGGTTACTCTAAAATGTGCCATAATCATTAAGTTGTTTGTAATCTAAATGCTTGTTTTGCTTTTGTGTTCCTTATACTTATATTAATTTAAAAGTTACCAATAATATTAATTGAAAAGTATCCGGTTTATAATACAAAAATACAATTATTTTCACAAAAAAGTAAACTCTGTCTACAAAAAAAGCTAAAAAAGGAAACAAGAAAGATTAGAATAAATTAAAGAGAAAAAAAATATCATCTGTTAAATATGTAAAAATTATTTCTTAAAAAAAAACACCATCGGTGTTCGATTATTGTAGAAAACATCCATATATTGAAATAACAACTCCATCGGAGTTTATTATAAAAGGGGAGCATGCTCCCCTTTTACAACAGCTACAATAATCCAAGTCCGATGGACTTGTCTTTGGATGTATAATAAATTGCATTAACCCCTTGTTAAGCGGAATTGCAAATTCCGCTTGGCTGATTTACCATTGATTGGTAAAAACAAGAAAACTAACAGGTTCTTTGAAAATAACCAAGTAACAATTTTGCCTTAGCCTTTCCAATAATTTCCTCTAATTCATTAAAATCTGCTTGTTTTATTTTGCTTATTGATTTGAATTTTTCTAATAACTTTTGTTTGGTTTTTTCTCCGATTCCCTTTATTTCGTCTAACTCGGATTTTACCATTGATTTTGACCTTTTATCTCTGTGAAAAGTTATTCCAAAACGGTGTGCTTCATTTCTTATTTGCTGGATTATTTTGAGACTTTCGGAATTTTTGTCCAAATAAACAGGTGTCGGGTCTTCTGGAAAATATATTTCTTCTAATCGTTTGGCAATACCAATTATTGCAATTTTTCCATAAAGATTTAATTTTTTTATACTTTTTATTGCAGCATTTAACTGTCCTTTTCCTCCGTCAATAACTATTAGCTGTGGCAGTGATTTGTTTTCATCAATTAATCTTTTATATCTGCGATAAACAATTTCTTCCATTGACGCAAAATCATTTGGTCCGGTAACAGTTTTAATGTTGAATTTTCTGTATTCTTTTTTAAAGGGTTTTGCATTTTTAAACACAACACATGATGCAACAGCGTTGGTTCCTTGTATATTCGAATTGTCAAAACCCTCAATATGAACAGGAAGATTATTAAGATGCAGGTCTTTTTTTATTGTATTTAATATTCTGTCATATCGTTTTTGCGGATTAATTCTTTCAAATTGTTTGATTTTTTCTAATCGGTAATATTTTACATTTCTTTCCGATAATTCTAACAGTTTCTTTTTATCCCCGCGTTTTGGCACAATTATTTTAGTATAATCAAGTTTAATATCTGGATAAAAAGGAAGAATAATCTCTTTTGAATCAATAGAAAGCTTTTGACGGATTTCTGTAATTGCCATCGGAAGTAGTTCTTCTTTGGTTTCATCAAGCTTTTTTTTCATTTCTAATGTGTGAACTTGTATAATAGCACCGTTTACAACTTTTAAAAAATTTACGTATGCCGATTTTTCATCATCAATTATTGAAAACACATCTACATTGTTAATTGAAGGATTTACAATAGTAGATTTACTCTGATAATTCTCAAGAATTTTAATCTTTTCTTTAATTTTATTTGCTTCTTCGAATTTATATTTATCAGCATATTTTTGCATTAAATTTTTAAGATATTTTGTAACATTATAAATATTTCCTTTCAGAATATTTTTGATTTCATCAATTGCTTTATTGTATTCATCTTCATTTTGTTTTTCAACACAAGGTGCCTTACAATTACCGATATGATATTCAAGGCAGACTTTAAATTTGTTTTGTTTTATGTTTTTTTGAGAAAGATTATAGTTGCATGTTCTTAATTTATATAATTGTTTAAAAAAATCTAAAATAACTTTAACCATTTTTATTGATGTATAGGGACCAAAATATAAGGAACCATCTTTTATATGTTTTCTGGTATAAAAGACCCTTGGGAAATTTTCATTTTTAATACAAATCCATGGAAAGCTTTTGTCATCTTTCATCATTACATTGTACCTCGGCTGATATTTTTTTATCAGGTTGTTTTCTAACAAAAGGGCATCCTGTTCTGAGTTAACAACAATATATTTAATGTTATTTATTTTGCTTATTAGAATTTTTGTTTTTCCGCTATCATAATTTTTTAGAAAGTACGAAGACACTCTCTTTTTTAAATTTTTAGCCTTGCCAACATATATTATTTTATTTTCGGAATTATAAAATTGATATACACCCGGTTTGTCAGGCAGGCTTATAGCAATTGATTTTAGTTGTTCGAGTCTTTTTTTATTCAAGATGTTTTATTTTAATAATTTATGAGTCCAGTCTAAAAAAGTAGAGAATTAAAAAATGCCACTAAAACACCAAGGCACCAAATTACACAAAATGCTGAAAATCTAGCATATATATTTTGGTGAGATTTTGTGCTTTTGTGGCGAAAAAAAAGTTTTTATACAGAACTCATTTATTTAATTTAAAATTAATTCTACCCAATTTATTTAAATTGTTTATCTTTTCACATAGCCCTAGTCTTAGTCTCAGCCTTTCAGCATAGGATATTAATTTTATGGATAAACTATATACAAAAATATCATATCCATAAAAAATACCGAAGAGCCTTTTATTAATTAAATAAATATATATAATTTTAATTATTATCTTTAGCGGTTTTTAAATTATTTTATGTCTTCTATTGATATTATAAAAGCTCCTGTTGTTAAAGAAGTTGAAGAGTTTGAAAAACTCTTTGGTTCATTGATGAAAAGCAAAATTCCGTTGCTAAACATTGTAACCAAATATATTCTTAAAAAGAAAGGTAAACAATTACGTCCGATAGTTGTTTTTTTATCTGCAAAATTATTAGGAGAAATTAATCAATCTGTTTTTCATGCTGCAAGTTTAATCGAATTGATGCACACAGCAACATTAATTCATGATGATGTTGTTGATGATTCTTTTGAACGCAGGTCATTTTTTTCAATTAATGCATTATGGAAAAATAAAGTTGCAGTTCTGATTGGTGATTTTTTACTTTCGCGGGGTTTATTACTTGCTGTTAATAATAATGAATATGATTTGTTAAAAATAGTGTCTGTTGCTGTCAGGGAAATGAGCGAAGGAGAATTATTACAGATTGAGAAATCAAGAAAATTAGATATTACCGAAGAGGTTTATTTTAAAATAATTCGTAAAAAAACAGCTTCTTTAATTGCATCATGTTCTGAAATTGGTGCTAAATCAGTTGGTGCTGATGAACAAACTGTTGAAAAAATGAGATTGTTTGGCGAGAATATGGGTATTGCTTTTCAAATAAAAGATGACCTTTTTGATTATCAGAACAGTAAGTTTGTCGGAAAACCTTTTGGCAACGATATTAAAGAAAAAAAAATAACCCTTCCTTTAATTTTTGCTCTAAGAAATGCTACATCAAAAGAAAAGCAAAAAATTAAAAGAATGCTGAAAAAAAATAATAAAAGACAAAAAACAATAAAGGAAATTGTCAATTTTGTAATTGATAAAAAAGGAGTAGAGTATGCTGTTGAAGTGATGAATGATTATAAAAACAAAGCACTGGAAATAATTGATACATTTCCCGAAAATGAAGCAAAAAAATCCTTAGCCGAATTAGTTGAATATATTACCAAACGGGAAAAATAAAGGAAATAAATTTTATCACATCCGTGGAACCGCTTTAAGCAGTGCAACGGATAAAATTTTGAAACCTGCCCCACAGCATATTTAAGCGGAGCAATGGAAAAGTCTACAAAACTCGTTCCATGGCATATAGCCATTGCACGAACATTCTACGTTATGTAGCCGTTGTATGAGCCAAGTCACAATTAAAACTTCTCCATAAACTTAATTAAACCACTTTGTTTATTAAACAAATCATCCTCAAATGAAATGGTCTTTAAAGCAAGAGTTTTGTTTATTAAACTTCCGTTTCGTAATCCTAAGTAATCCTGATATGAAGAAAATTCCCAGTTTTCGTTTTTATTTACAATGCCGGCATTTACAGGGTTATTATGGATGTAATGAAAACAAAAATAATCATATCCAATATTAGTTGGTTTGGATATTTTCCCGTAAAAAACATCATTTAATGGTTTAAGTTTTGAGTTTTGTTGAAAAAGCGAGCCTGTCCGATTTTCCTGTTTATTAATCGCCTGTGTATAACTACTTAGCATTATACGTAGATTTTCAGAAAAAATATTTACCCTGCCATTACCATATTTTTTCGTTTTTTCAGAATTAGCATTAGCATAAATCATAAAATGAAAATGATTTGGCATTAGGCAATATGCAAAGATATCACAATGAGGATAAAGATGTTTTCGGACTTTTTGCAGGAAAAACAAATAATTATTTCTATTAAAGAATATTTTTTGTCTATTGTTTCCTCTATTATATAGATGATAAATAGTGTCTTTTTCCATTTTATTTAGATTTTCCGTCCGTGGAACCGCTTTAAGTGGTGCAAGATAAATTTTACAAAATCCGTTCCACGGCTTATAGCCGTTGCACGGGTCAAAATGGTTTAGTATAAAAAGGATTTGCCCTCTTCCAATAAATTTAATTCTTTTAATTTTTCTTCACTTGGAATCCCTTCTTTTGACCAGCCCCGAAGTTTATAAAATTCATCTAAAAGAGGACCAATATCAATTGTAATTCCTTTTGAATGACCTGATTTTAAAGGCTCGTTAAGTAATCGTGGTGGTAATGTATCATCATTTCTTGTTAAGCCTTCACGAAGGTTAAAAAGCTTTTCAATGTTCCAGATTCGTTCACCAATAAGCAACAACTCTTTTGAATCTATTTTAACACCTGTAACAGCAGAAACCATATTGGCATAATGGATAGGATTTAAAGCAAAATTGGTAAATAAACAAACTCCCATTGAATCAATAGTAGCAGTTAAATCCTGATAAAGTTTTGTTAAACCGGATTTGCCATCTTTAGAGAATCTGTTGATTTCAAAAGGAGTTGCTGCTGCTTCGGTTGAAATAAGGTAAGCTCTCAAATGACATCCTCCTCGGTTATTTGTTGCCAGAGACAAACTCATTCCATAAAATGCTCGTGGGTCATAAGCAGGTAGTTCTAATCCTTTAACATGCATTGCAAGTTCAGGATGTCCGTATTTTTCTGCCAGGCGCTTGCTGCCCATACCCAGAATTTTTCCAAAACCTTCTGATTTTCCCATTAATTCGGTAAGTTTTACAATAGCATCTGCATCTCCGAATTTCAAGTCTCTGCCTATGTCTTTTCTGATTTGTTCAATAGCTTCGTTATCAAGATAACCCTTTTCTGAAAGTTCCATAGCACAAGCGATTGTACTTCCCGCTGAAATTGTATCAATACCTAATTCATTACAGTTATAATTTGCATGGATTATTTTTTCTAAATCGTTTACACAACAGGCAGCTCCAAATGACCATAAAGTTTCAAATTCAGGACCTTTTCCATTTCTTTCGGGAGTTGCAGTAAGGTGGGCACATCCGATAGGACATGATTTACATGGCTGACTACGGACATGATATAGTTCTTTTAATGTTTCTCCCGAAATTGAATCGGCATTTGCAAAATAACCTTCCTGGAAATTTTTTGTTGCAAAACCTCCACGATTGTTAATTACATGAACAAGAGTTGGTGTACCATATTCTTTTAGAGCATTTTTTGTTAATGGAGCTTCGCCTATGAAAGTTTGCCATTCTTTACGTGCATTTTTAATATTTTCTTCATCATGGTATGGGGTTTTTTTGTCCCCAACAACAACAATAGCTTTAAGATTTTTAGAACCCATAACAGCACCAACACCTGTTCTTCCCGAAGAGTGTCCTTTATCATTGATTATTGAAGCAATCAAAACACATTTTTCTCCCGATGGGCCAATACAGGCTACTCCTGCTTTAGCATCAATTTCTGAAAGAAGCATATCGGTTGTTTCGTGAGTGTTTTTCCCCCATAGTTTTTTTGCATCTCTTATTTCAACATTTTGACCATTAATAAAAACATAACAAGGATTTTCGGAAATACCTTCAAAAATAACAACATCAAAACCTGTATTTTTTAAGTCAACTCCAAAATGACCGCCGGAATTTGTACTTGTAATTGCCCCTGTTAGCGGAGATTTGCTAACAACGGAAAAACGACTTGATGTAGGGGCATTACTACCGTGCATAGGTCCTGTAACAAATAGTAATTTATTATCTTTTCCAAGCGGGTCTGTTTTTGCAGGTACCTCATCGAACAAAAACTTTGAACCAAGCCCTCTTCCCCCTATATAATTAAGAAGTATTTCTTCAGGAATTGTTTCAATATTTGTTGAATGTTCATTAAGATTAATTCTTAGTAATTTGTTATGGTATCCACCTTTAATGGTTTTCATATGTTTAACAATTTATATTTAACTTATCTTTATTACTATTGGAATTATTTGTCAATTATTTCGTTGTAATTTATTTTAATATTCATTTTTGAAGTAACATATTCGCGAATTTTTTTTGAAGTATTTATTGCATCTAATACTTTTTCATCTGTTAAAAATATTGTTTCATTTGGGTATCGAACTTCAACGGCATAGTTTTGTAATTGTGAAGCTTTATCGTAAAAGTTTTTAATATTCTTGTCTTTTTGGAATAATATATCAAGTAAATAAACCAAGTCGTGTGTATATTTAAATTCAATTCCTAAAAATATAAGATAAGCCTTTAAATATTTTTCAACAACTTGTTGGCAATGAAATGTAACAGTATCCTTAAATTCAGGAATGTGAAGATATGTTACTTTAGCTGTACCTAAATCATGGTCAGCTTTTATTATCCATTGTTTTATATATTCAATCAAATCGTTCATAAAGAATTTTCCCAGAATTTAATACTTGGTATATAAAACTATATTTATTATTTCTTGATTGATTAATTTCTTCGTTAGTATAAACTATTAAATCTATTGGTACCATTGCCCCATATAAAAGCTTTCTGATTTTAAAAGCCCTTTCAGGTCGTGGCAATTCGGAATCTTTAACAACCAATAGGTCTAAATCGCTATTTTCACTTGCATTCCCGGTTGCATAAGACCCAAACAAAATGATTTTGTCAGGATTATATCCTGTTGCAATTTTAGAGACAATTTCTGATATTTTGGTTTCGCTTATCATTTCAAAAATTTATACTAATATATAAAATAAATGAATAAAGTCTTTTTCAAGATAAATTATAATATATTAAAAATCCTTATTTTTCCTGTAATGATTATGTTTACAGTCTTTGCAGCGTTTTTGACTAAGAACTCTTAATTCAGGACGCAATTTTGCTGTATGATGATAAGGACATATTGTACAAGGAATAATATCTGCATTAAGCCAATCTTCAGTATTATGCAAAAGCCACCCCATTGTTGAGACAATATTTAATGGAGCGCTTGTTCCTATTCTGAAAAGCTCAGGATTTTGATTTGATTTTTCGGGTGCTCCGGCGTAAATAAGCCTCATTGCTGTCATTGCATCAGAAATTCCACCTGCTGCTTTAACTCCAAAGTCAGCACCAACAACTTCTCTCATGATTCTCATATGTTCGGGCATTGCTCCGTATGCATCCATTCCTGTTGAATTCTTAATAAATTGGGCTTTTGATGAAACAACTATTTCTGAAATTTTATATAATTCTTCTTCGGTTAGTTCGGATGAACGGATTATAACTTTTAATATTTCTCCGTCAGCTGCTTCACACATTGCATTTATCTCATCAAGAGTATATGATGGGTCTTTTTTAAATCGCCCGACATTTATCACAATATCAATATCTATTTTACCTTTACCTTCGCCGCGTAATTCACGACTTTTTTTAACAGTATCAGCAGTCATTTTTGCTTTTAAGTCAATGTCAACTTTCCCGAGTGGAAAATCCATAACATAAGTTTCTTTTACTTTGGTTCCTTTTAAGAGCAATGGTAATACGTTAACTTCCACAGGATTTACGCATACCGAAGCACAGTTAAGCGAAATTGCCCAATCAGCCATTTTTTGCATTTTAGGACCTAAGGTATCAGCTTTAAGGTCTGTAACATCCAAAAATGTGGAAATACGTTCAGGACTAAAATCTTTGATAAGTTTAAGCATTTCGTCTTTTGGAAATTCAACCAATGGCGTTGGTTTTGTTTTGTTTTCTACCATTATATTTTATATTATTGTTTGTTAAAATTATTTTAATACTATGAATGTATTAATTTAATAAAAACAAGGTAAATATTTTTTTCAAAACATCAATATATTAATTTAAAAAATCAATACAGATGAAAAAAATAATATATAATCCAATTATTTTAATTGGTATAACATTTTTTATATTTCAGGCTTGTAATCAAACTTTTGATAAAGAAAAAGCATGTGGTGAGATAATAAAAA is drawn from Bacteroidales bacterium and contains these coding sequences:
- a CDS encoding peptidylprolyl isomerase, which codes for MKKLNIFLLFITFLGFFACINHSLFAQDEKIILISTSFGDIKIKLYNETPKHRDNFINLVSENFYDSLLFHRVINEFMIQGGDPDSKNAEQGETLGNGGPGYTVEAEFNENFIHKKGVIAAARENDDINPEKRSSGSQFYIVQGKVFTNEELNNIVNRTNNSKKQKIITDHINKSENSDLKNEIDSLKQIGDNQKLQEIFTELENITQEEYENSGLFSFTEHQRQIYTTVGGTPHLDGAYTVFGEVIEGLDIIDKIAVVDIDQYYRPVEDIKMNISIVQ
- a CDS encoding type II toxin-antitoxin system RelE/ParE family toxin — encoded protein: MSYKIKLDPLARLDIDDNIDWYNQQQPKLGNRFYKHVKETLKLIKQNPFSFPVKYKNTRSVPVKKFPFTIHYLIDNENKNIAILSIFKTAQNPTKWEKRT
- a CDS encoding addiction module protein — translated: MAHFRVTVPDNKATFFKELLHNLSFVKTEQAGEFELTEANKTIIDQRLENYKNNPDSYLDWEEVQKDIEKRL
- the uvrC gene encoding excinuclease ABC subunit UvrC gives rise to the protein MLNKKRLEQLKSIAISLPDKPGVYQFYNSENKIIYVGKAKNLKKRVSSYFLKNYDSGKTKILISKINNIKYIVVNSEQDALLLENNLIKKYQPRYNVMMKDDKSFPWICIKNENFPRVFYTRKHIKDGSLYFGPYTSIKMVKVILDFFKQLYKLRTCNYNLSQKNIKQNKFKVCLEYHIGNCKAPCVEKQNEDEYNKAIDEIKNILKGNIYNVTKYLKNLMQKYADKYKFEEANKIKEKIKILENYQSKSTIVNPSINNVDVFSIIDDEKSAYVNFLKVVNGAIIQVHTLEMKKKLDETKEELLPMAITEIRQKLSIDSKEIILPFYPDIKLDYTKIIVPKRGDKKKLLELSERNVKYYRLEKIKQFERINPQKRYDRILNTIKKDLHLNNLPVHIEGFDNSNIQGTNAVASCVVFKNAKPFKKEYRKFNIKTVTGPNDFASMEEIVYRRYKRLIDENKSLPQLIVIDGGKGQLNAAIKSIKKLNLYGKIAIIGIAKRLEEIYFPEDPTPVYLDKNSESLKIIQQIRNEAHRFGITFHRDKRSKSMVKSELDEIKGIGEKTKQKLLEKFKSISKIKQADFNELEEIIGKAKAKLLLGYFQRTC
- a CDS encoding polyprenyl synthetase family protein translates to MSSIDIIKAPVVKEVEEFEKLFGSLMKSKIPLLNIVTKYILKKKGKQLRPIVVFLSAKLLGEINQSVFHAASLIELMHTATLIHDDVVDDSFERRSFFSINALWKNKVAVLIGDFLLSRGLLLAVNNNEYDLLKIVSVAVREMSEGELLQIEKSRKLDITEEVYFKIIRKKTASLIASCSEIGAKSVGADEQTVEKMRLFGENMGIAFQIKDDLFDYQNSKFVGKPFGNDIKEKKITLPLIFALRNATSKEKQKIKRMLKKNNKRQKTIKEIVNFVIDKKGVEYAVEVMNDYKNKALEIIDTFPENEAKKSLAELVEYITKREK
- a CDS encoding transposase gives rise to the protein MEKDTIYHLYNRGNNRQKIFFNRNNYLFFLQKVRKHLYPHCDIFAYCLMPNHFHFMIYANANSEKTKKYGNGRVNIFSENLRIMLSSYTQAINKQENRTGSLFQQNSKLKPLNDVFYGKISKPTNIGYDYFCFHYIHNNPVNAGIVNKNENWEFSSYQDYLGLRNGSLINKTLALKTISFEDDLFNKQSGLIKFMEKF
- a CDS encoding aldehyde ferredoxin oxidoreductase family protein; protein product: MKTIKGGYHNKLLRINLNEHSTNIETIPEEILLNYIGGRGLGSKFLFDEVPAKTDPLGKDNKLLFVTGPMHGSNAPTSSRFSVVSKSPLTGAITSTNSGGHFGVDLKNTGFDVVIFEGISENPCYVFINGQNVEIRDAKKLWGKNTHETTDMLLSEIDAKAGVACIGPSGEKCVLIASIINDKGHSSGRTGVGAVMGSKNLKAIVVVGDKKTPYHDEENIKNARKEWQTFIGEAPLTKNALKEYGTPTLVHVINNRGGFATKNFQEGYFANADSISGETLKELYHVRSQPCKSCPIGCAHLTATPERNGKGPEFETLWSFGAACCVNDLEKIIHANYNCNELGIDTISAGSTIACAMELSEKGYLDNEAIEQIRKDIGRDLKFGDADAIVKLTELMGKSEGFGKILGMGSKRLAEKYGHPELAMHVKGLELPAYDPRAFYGMSLSLATNNRGGCHLRAYLISTEAAATPFEINRFSKDGKSGLTKLYQDLTATIDSMGVCLFTNFALNPIHYANMVSAVTGVKIDSKELLLIGERIWNIEKLFNLREGLTRNDDTLPPRLLNEPLKSGHSKGITIDIGPLLDEFYKLRGWSKEGIPSEEKLKELNLLEEGKSFLY
- a CDS encoding HEPN domain-containing protein, with protein sequence MNDLIEYIKQWIIKADHDLGTAKVTYLHIPEFKDTVTFHCQQVVEKYLKAYLIFLGIEFKYTHDLVYLLDILFQKDKNIKNFYDKASQLQNYAVEVRYPNETIFLTDEKVLDAINTSKKIREYVTSKMNIKINYNEIIDK
- a CDS encoding nucleotidyltransferase domain-containing protein → MISETKISEIVSKIATGYNPDKIILFGSYATGNASENSDLDLLVVKDSELPRPERAFKIRKLLYGAMVPIDLIVYTNEEINQSRNNKYSFIYQVLNSGKILYERFD
- the deoC gene encoding deoxyribose-phosphate aldolase, with the translated sequence MVENKTKPTPLVEFPKDEMLKLIKDFSPERISTFLDVTDLKADTLGPKMQKMADWAISLNCASVCVNPVEVNVLPLLLKGTKVKETYVMDFPLGKVDIDLKAKMTADTVKKSRELRGEGKGKIDIDIVINVGRFKKDPSYTLDEINAMCEAADGEILKVIIRSSELTEEELYKISEIVVSSKAQFIKNSTGMDAYGAMPEHMRIMREVVGADFGVKAAGGISDAMTAMRLIYAGAPEKSNQNPELFRIGTSAPLNIVSTMGWLLHNTEDWLNADIIPCTICPYHHTAKLRPELRVLSQKRCKDCKHNHYRKNKDF